A region of Pseudomonas sp. Marseille-Q3773 DNA encodes the following proteins:
- a CDS encoding alpha/beta hydrolase family protein — protein sequence MSTLYRTTLAMCCLASFLPLGALAAEAEQPPAASEAPAAPAPRPPLLERSQEDAQALERLVPKAEQQTLQGGAESFLALWKPANDSDPQGAVIIVPGAGETADWPNAVGPLRQKFPDIGWHSLSISLPDLLADSPQARVEAKPAAKPAPEQGESAPAKDLPADANANIAQATAADADTAESTDAEQASEQTDPADAARIFARLDAAVAFAQQHNARSIVLIGHGSGAYWAARYLSETQPPQVQKLVMVAAQTPARVEHDLESLVPTLRVPTADIYYATRSGDRSAAAQRLQASKRQKDSQYRQLSLIAMPGNKAAEQEQLFRRVRGWMSL from the coding sequence ATGTCCACACTTTATCGCACGACGCTGGCAATGTGCTGCCTGGCCTCGTTCCTTCCACTCGGCGCCCTGGCCGCCGAGGCCGAACAACCGCCTGCTGCCAGCGAGGCCCCGGCTGCCCCAGCCCCACGCCCGCCGTTGCTGGAGCGTAGCCAGGAGGACGCCCAAGCGCTCGAACGGCTGGTGCCCAAGGCCGAGCAACAGACGCTGCAAGGCGGTGCCGAAAGCTTCCTGGCACTGTGGAAACCGGCCAACGACAGCGACCCGCAAGGGGCCGTGATCATCGTGCCCGGGGCTGGCGAAACGGCCGATTGGCCAAACGCGGTTGGCCCGCTGCGGCAGAAGTTCCCCGATATCGGCTGGCACAGCCTGAGCATCAGCCTGCCCGACCTGCTCGCCGACAGCCCACAGGCGCGGGTCGAAGCCAAGCCAGCTGCCAAGCCGGCGCCAGAACAGGGCGAAAGCGCCCCAGCCAAGGACCTGCCGGCCGATGCCAACGCCAACATCGCCCAGGCCACCGCGGCCGATGCCGACACGGCAGAAAGCACCGATGCCGAACAGGCCAGCGAGCAAACCGACCCGGCCGATGCCGCGCGCATTTTTGCGCGGCTGGACGCCGCGGTGGCCTTCGCCCAGCAGCACAACGCCCGCAGCATCGTGTTGATCGGCCATGGCAGCGGCGCGTATTGGGCGGCCCGTTACCTGAGCGAAACGCAGCCACCGCAGGTGCAGAAGCTGGTGATGGTCGCCGCGCAGACACCGGCGCGAGTGGAGCATGACCTGGAAAGCCTGGTACCGACCTTGAGGGTGCCGACTGCCGACATCTACTACGCCACCCGTAGCGGTGACCGCAGCGCCGCCGCGCAGCGCCTGCAGGCCAGCAAGCGGCAGAAGGACAGCCAGTACCGGCAGTTGTCGCTGATCGCCATGCCCGGGAACAAGGCGGCTGAACAGGAACAGCTGTTCCGCCGGGTGCGGGGGTGGATGAGCCTGTA